A window from Mya arenaria isolate MELC-2E11 chromosome 9, ASM2691426v1 encodes these proteins:
- the LOC128246506 gene encoding TBC1 domain family member 15-like, whose amino-acid sequence MAAPYKRINSDDSFEFVDQTDLLHVRLTGDHRRKHVIPGKEAQTGDQKQPLSPVSQRTTPLTLKAFQQLLDGDGRLVDESALRKTVFLGGIEPSARREVWQYLFSLYPCNSTQREREVLLLDYIVKYSEMKSHWKSLLKQHSTPGASELEQGLVAKYQVPEQDTLAPASTENCCNQSNNGEPDKADRPHLNSTSCQNESYTQNNHQGMNKESDLVRLSKHCNFIDLNNEETRQKVAFMKIQAQVYVSRNRIDVGALRSCLRLIDKDVPRTDRDTEYFRSSDTPTLTILREILITFSGFTPDVGYAQGMNDILARFLFVFDSEVEAYWCFHNYLEKIKIDFQEEGMINKIELVRKLLLEMDKPLLEHLENHELGDLLFCHRWLLLGFKREFSFLDSLRVFEILSSHHLELSSVEAEKVKRKQTMKEFADIGGVTRTTPRETDAEFTFELFMCVAMLQECRPALFKCTDAAMVFQVINNLAINLDVVLEHSERLFFRYCKKSVEDSFQLVDTPGKKHRR is encoded by the exons AAGGATAAACAGTGATGACAGTTTTGAGTTTGTGGACCAGACTGACCTGTTACATGTGAGGCTAACCGGGGATCACAGGAGGAAACATGTTATCCCTGGGAAGGAAGCACAGACTGGAGATCAGAAACAG CCATTGTCTCCAGTAAGTCAGAGAACAACGCCACTCACACTGAAAGCCTTTCAGCAGCTGTTGGACGGTGATGGAAGGCTTGTGGATGAGTCTGCCCTCAGGAAAACTGTCTTTCTAG GTGGAATAGAGCCGAGCGCCAGGAGAGAAGTCTGGCAGTACCTCTTCTCACTCTACCCGTGTAACTCCACACAAAG AGAGCGGGAGGTTTTGTTGTTGGACTACATAGTGAAGTACAGTGAGATGAAATCACACTGGAAGTCACTGTTAAAGCAACATTCCACACCAGGAG CTAGCGAACTTGAGCAGGGTCTGGTTGCAAAATATCAGGTTCCAGAACAGGACACACTTGCCCCGGCTTCAACAGAAAACTGCTGTAACCAAAGTAATAATGGGGAACCAGACAAAGCAGACAGGCCACATTTAAATTCCACTAGTTGTCAAAATGAATCATATACTCAAAATAATCACCAGGGTATGAATAAGGAGTCAGATCTGGTACGGTTGTCCAAACACTGCAATTTTATTGACCTTAACAACGAAGAAACAAGACAGAAGGTTGCCTTCATGAAAATCCAAGCGCAg GTCTATGTGAGCAGAAACAGGATTGATGTTGGGGCGTTACGCAGCTGTCTACGGTTGATTGATAAAGATGTTCCCAGAACTGACCGAGATACTGAATATTTCAG GAGTAGTGATACGCCAACATTGACGATATTACGAGAAATACTCATCACATTTTCTGGCTTTACACCAGATGTTGGGTACGCACAGGGCATGAATGATATACTAGCTAGATTCCTCTTTGTCTTTGACTCAGAG GTCGAGGCTTATTGGTGCTTTCATAACTACCTGGAGAAAATCAAAATTGACTTCCAAGAGGAAGGAATGATTAATAAAATAG AGTTGGTTCGTAAGCTACTACTGGAGATGGACAAGCCACTCCTTGAACATCTGGAGAACCACGAACTGGGAGATCTCCTTTTCTGTCATAG ATGGCTCCTACTAGGCTTCAAGCGTGAGTTTTCCTTCCTCGATTCCCTCCGCGTGTTTGAGATTCTCAGCTCCCATCACCTGGAACTCTCCTCAGTGGAGGCAGAAAAGGTCAAACGCAAACAGACAATGAAAGAGTTTGCAGATATAG GTGGCGTTACTAGGACAACGCCTCGTGAGACCGATGCGGAGTTCACGTTCGAACTGTTCATGTGTGTGGCCATGCTACAGGAGTGTCGACCAGCCCTCTTCAAATGTACTGATGCAGCAATGGTCTTCCAGGTCATCAATAA CTTAGCGATTAACTTGGATGTGGTATTGGAGCACTCAGAACGCCTGTTTTTCCGCTACTGTAAGAAAAGCGTCGAGGACAGTTTCCAACTTGTTGACACTCCTGGGAAAAAACATCGCCGATGA